One window from the genome of Thermococcus siculi encodes:
- a CDS encoding BtpA/SgcQ family protein, producing the protein MNFDGKPLIGMVHLKPLPGSYLYDGDLDALIDAAVRDAEALERAGFDAIMVENFGDVPFPKYVDKTTVAAFTAVAKAICDEVSLPLGINVLRNDGIAAYSIAYAVKADFIRVNVLSGVAYTDQGIIEGIAHELARLRRLLPSKIRVFADVHVKHAVHFGDFEDSIRDTVERGLADAIVVSGKATGKPVDIERLALAKKVSPVPVIVGSGTTYDNLPTLWPHADGFIVGTWIKRDGKVENEVSLERARKLVELANKLRGGE; encoded by the coding sequence ATGAACTTCGATGGGAAACCCCTCATAGGGATGGTTCACCTCAAGCCCCTCCCCGGTTCCTACCTCTACGACGGTGACCTCGATGCCCTCATCGATGCCGCCGTGAGGGACGCGGAAGCTTTAGAGAGGGCCGGCTTCGACGCGATCATGGTGGAGAACTTCGGCGACGTGCCCTTCCCGAAGTACGTTGACAAGACCACCGTTGCCGCTTTCACCGCCGTCGCCAAGGCAATCTGCGACGAAGTCTCCCTTCCGCTCGGCATCAACGTCCTCCGCAACGATGGGATAGCCGCTTACTCCATAGCCTATGCCGTAAAAGCCGACTTCATAAGGGTGAACGTGCTGAGCGGCGTCGCCTACACCGACCAGGGGATAATAGAGGGCATAGCCCACGAGCTGGCCCGCTTAAGAAGGCTCCTTCCGAGCAAGATTCGGGTCTTCGCCGACGTCCACGTCAAGCACGCCGTCCACTTCGGGGATTTCGAGGACTCCATTAGGGACACCGTGGAGCGCGGCCTCGCCGACGCCATCGTCGTGAGCGGGAAGGCGACGGGGAAACCCGTTGACATCGAGAGGCTTGCGCTGGCGAAGAAGGTCTCACCGGTTCCGGTCATAGTCGGCTCTGGAACGACATACGACAACCTTCCTACCCTCTGGCCCCACGCCGATGGCTTCATAGTCGGTACGTGGATAAAGCGCGACGGAAAGGTGGAGAACGAGGTCTCCCTTGAAAGGGCAAGGAAGCTGGTCGAGCTTGCGAATAAACTCCGGGGTGGAGAATAA
- the glmM gene encoding phosphoglucosamine mutase translates to MGKYFGTSGIREVVNEKLTPELALKAGRALGTYLGGGTVVVGMDTRTSGEMLKSAVISGLLSTGVDVIDIGLAPTPLTGFAIKLYGADAGVTITASHNPPEYNGIKVWQPNGMAYTPEMEAQLEAIIDSENFRKAPWNEIGSLRTANPEEEYIREALKFIELENSYTVVLDTGNGAGSVLSPYLQRDLGNRVISLNSHPSGFFVRELEPNAKSLSALAKTVRAMKADVGIAHDGDADRIGVVDDRGNFVEYEVMLSLIAGYMLRKFGKGKVITTVDAGFALDDYVRPLGGEVIRTRVGDVAVADELAKHGGIFGGEPSGTWIMPEWNLTPDGIFAGALVVEMIDRLGPLSELAKEVPRYVTLRAKIPCPNEKKARAMEIIAHEALKAFDYDRLIDIDGIRIENSDWWILFRPSGTEPIMRITLEAHTEERARELMERAERLVRGAIARA, encoded by the coding sequence ATGGGGAAGTACTTCGGAACCAGCGGCATCAGGGAGGTCGTCAACGAGAAACTCACTCCGGAGCTTGCTTTGAAGGCGGGGAGGGCCCTCGGAACCTACCTTGGAGGGGGAACCGTTGTCGTGGGAATGGATACGAGGACGAGCGGGGAGATGCTGAAGAGCGCCGTTATAAGCGGACTTTTGAGCACGGGAGTTGACGTCATCGATATTGGTCTCGCCCCGACGCCGCTCACCGGCTTCGCGATAAAGCTCTACGGCGCAGATGCGGGCGTTACAATCACCGCCTCCCACAATCCGCCGGAGTACAACGGAATAAAGGTCTGGCAGCCCAACGGCATGGCTTACACACCGGAGATGGAGGCCCAGCTCGAGGCGATAATCGATTCTGAGAACTTTAGGAAGGCCCCCTGGAACGAGATTGGAAGCCTCAGAACCGCAAACCCCGAGGAGGAGTACATAAGGGAAGCGCTGAAGTTCATCGAACTCGAGAACTCCTACACCGTGGTACTCGACACGGGCAACGGTGCCGGGAGTGTTTTATCTCCCTACCTCCAGCGCGATCTTGGAAACAGGGTTATCTCCCTCAACTCACACCCGAGCGGCTTCTTCGTGCGTGAGTTAGAGCCAAACGCGAAGAGCCTGTCTGCCCTCGCTAAAACGGTCAGAGCTATGAAGGCCGACGTCGGTATAGCCCACGACGGCGACGCGGACAGGATTGGAGTGGTTGATGACCGTGGCAACTTCGTCGAGTACGAGGTCATGCTCTCGCTGATAGCGGGCTACATGCTCAGAAAGTTCGGGAAGGGGAAGGTAATAACGACCGTCGATGCGGGCTTCGCCCTCGACGACTATGTGAGACCCCTCGGCGGGGAGGTCATAAGGACGCGCGTTGGCGACGTTGCCGTTGCAGATGAACTGGCGAAGCACGGCGGGATTTTTGGCGGCGAGCCCAGCGGGACGTGGATAATGCCGGAATGGAACCTGACTCCCGACGGGATCTTCGCCGGGGCTCTGGTCGTTGAGATGATAGACAGGCTCGGTCCTCTCAGCGAGCTTGCAAAGGAAGTTCCTCGCTACGTAACGCTGAGGGCCAAGATACCATGTCCTAACGAGAAGAAGGCCAGAGCCATGGAGATAATAGCGCACGAGGCCCTGAAGGCCTTCGACTACGACAGGCTGATAGACATTGATGGAATTAGAATAGAGAACTCCGACTGGTGGATACTCTTCCGCCCGAGCGGGACGGAGCCGATAATGCGCATAACCCTCGAGGCCCACACGGAGGAAAGAGCTAGAGAGCTTATGGAGAGGGCGGAGAGGCTGGTGAGGGGGGCGATAGCGAGGGCCTGA
- a CDS encoding metal-dependent hydrolase yields the protein MMWYTHVVFGVLFYLIAVLFGAPMSLMDIGMAAFGALMPDIDHPKSYISTKLPGGSVMPRFVEHRGPTHTIEAAILITALVGGIAYWITDSYWPAVAFFIGYISHLFADTLTVSGIKWSHFSSFHPRGKIKTGTKGEGLVLVLVTFATVVLFIYIAMPEQTAQNLGWVLLIALLATFAIIGKKLKRLK from the coding sequence ATGATGTGGTACACTCACGTCGTCTTCGGCGTTTTGTTCTACCTGATAGCGGTTCTCTTCGGGGCGCCCATGAGCCTCATGGACATCGGGATGGCCGCCTTTGGAGCTTTAATGCCGGACATTGACCACCCCAAGTCCTACATCTCGACAAAGCTCCCCGGTGGAAGCGTCATGCCCCGCTTCGTGGAGCACAGGGGTCCTACTCATACCATAGAGGCCGCTATACTCATAACGGCCCTCGTCGGGGGAATAGCCTACTGGATAACGGACAGCTACTGGCCGGCGGTGGCGTTCTTCATCGGCTACATCTCACACCTCTTCGCCGACACGCTGACGGTTTCAGGGATAAAGTGGAGCCACTTTTCCAGCTTCCACCCGCGCGGGAAGATAAAGACCGGGACGAAGGGAGAGGGACTCGTTCTGGTTCTCGTAACCTTCGCCACGGTGGTGCTGTTCATCTACATAGCGATGCCCGAGCAGACCGCCCAGAACCTCGGCTGGGTCCTGCTGATAGCCCTGCTAGCGACCTTCGCTATAATCGGGAAGAAGCTGAAGAGGTTGAAGTGA
- a CDS encoding flavodoxin family protein translates to MKALIVYVSIHHGNTEKVARVMAEVLNAELVKPWKLKPEELLSYDLIGFGSGIYWWRHHWGLFKLVENLPEVHGRRAFIFSTAGLNIRPYNHRRLKRKLREKGFEVVGEFSCRGWDTNGWLAKIGGLNKGHPDERDLERARKFAEGLKTKVLNSPAPNNS, encoded by the coding sequence ATGAAGGCCCTCATAGTCTACGTCTCCATCCATCACGGGAACACGGAGAAGGTAGCGAGGGTGATGGCGGAGGTTCTGAACGCCGAACTGGTCAAACCATGGAAGCTCAAGCCCGAGGAGCTTCTCAGCTATGACCTCATCGGCTTCGGCTCGGGCATTTACTGGTGGAGGCACCACTGGGGCCTCTTCAAGCTCGTTGAGAACCTCCCCGAGGTTCACGGCAGGAGGGCCTTCATCTTCTCCACCGCGGGGCTTAACATCCGCCCCTACAACCACAGGAGGCTGAAGAGGAAGCTCAGGGAGAAGGGCTTCGAGGTAGTCGGCGAGTTCTCCTGCAGGGGCTGGGACACGAACGGGTGGCTGGCAAAGATAGGTGGGTTGAACAAGGGGCATCCTGATGAAAGGGACTTAGAGAGGGCCAGAAAATTCGCAGAGGGACTGAAGACAAAAGTGTTAAATTCTCCCGCGCCAAATAACTCCTAG
- a CDS encoding AAA family ATPase: MIVGVVGKIAAGKTTVAKFFEERGFCRVSCSDPLIDLLTHNVSDYSWIPELPERAEPTRDRLIDFGKYLKETYGEDILIRLAVDKKRNCENIVIDGVRSEGEINAVKRLGGKVIYVEASPETRFRRLVKRKASKDKTIRSFEDFKAMDDAEERLYRTSQLKGLADYVIVNEGTLEELREKVEEIISEVVG, from the coding sequence ATGATAGTGGGCGTCGTTGGAAAGATAGCAGCAGGAAAGACGACGGTAGCGAAGTTCTTTGAGGAGAGGGGCTTTTGTCGCGTGAGCTGCAGCGACCCGCTGATAGACCTGCTGACGCACAACGTTTCGGACTACTCGTGGATCCCGGAACTCCCGGAGAGGGCGGAACCGACGAGAGACCGGCTCATCGACTTCGGGAAGTACTTGAAGGAAACCTACGGCGAGGACATCCTCATAAGGCTCGCCGTTGACAAGAAACGGAACTGCGAGAACATCGTCATCGATGGCGTCCGTTCCGAGGGTGAGATAAACGCTGTGAAGAGGCTCGGCGGGAAGGTCATCTACGTGGAGGCAAGCCCGGAGACGCGGTTCAGACGCCTCGTAAAGAGGAAGGCCAGCAAGGACAAAACCATAAGGAGCTTCGAGGACTTCAAAGCCATGGACGACGCCGAGGAGAGACTCTACCGCACGAGCCAGCTTAAAGGATTGGCCGACTACGTCATAGTCAACGAGGGAACTCTGGAAGAGCTGAGGGAGAAGGTCGAAGAGATAATCTCAGAGGTGGTGGGATGA
- a CDS encoding ECF transporter S component, producing MEMERMSSREIAIIGIMLGLALMLELIPIEMPTVWGMKIDLVAVPIIMAYLLTGFVGGLIAVLLLFAGLSIVSSASWLGAMMKATATLTVVFGLEIARRITNFNFENPERGRLIRFAVLAYLVGVALRIPLMVALNYYVALEIWLGIPQEKVVEAVEQWTGVPFWVAIGLPNAIQSVIDVFIGLLATLPVLRRVPHLLE from the coding sequence ATGGAAATGGAGCGGATGAGTTCCCGTGAGATAGCGATCATCGGTATCATGCTGGGCCTTGCCCTGATGCTGGAGCTGATTCCCATAGAGATGCCAACCGTCTGGGGCATGAAGATAGACCTCGTCGCGGTTCCGATAATAATGGCCTACCTCCTGACGGGTTTCGTTGGGGGTCTGATTGCGGTTCTCCTGCTCTTCGCTGGCCTCAGCATAGTCTCCTCCGCCAGCTGGCTCGGGGCCATGATGAAGGCCACCGCCACCCTCACGGTCGTTTTCGGTCTCGAAATCGCGAGAAGGATAACGAACTTCAACTTTGAGAACCCGGAGAGGGGCAGGCTGATTCGCTTCGCTGTCCTCGCCTACCTTGTGGGTGTGGCCTTGAGGATACCCCTGATGGTGGCCCTGAACTACTACGTGGCCCTTGAGATATGGCTTGGCATACCACAGGAGAAGGTGGTTGAGGCGGTGGAGCAGTGGACGGGAGTGCCCTTCTGGGTCGCGATAGGTCTTCCGAACGCGATTCAGAGCGTTATCGATGTGTTCATCGGTCTGCTCGCAACGCTCCCGGTTCTAAGGCGTGTTCCTCACCTGCTGGAGTAG
- a CDS encoding D-glucuronyl C5-epimerase family protein gives MRRFALSILIIFMVVISGCLGNHWSDTTSPSPGKTNGTWESTGIFPPLPSTTPSHDIPNTSDHAFLASLYPPLRGELENNSIISKFYPDAAYTVHVFAGIARKRPLTPSELRILKITLQANNCYFSRNLPPSNSYYVVSFSEERPVESIPYVECPNFTSRLPFVYYKGRGFQYYPVTASNWAYHYLKTGEVKEAEALLGEMLPLMETANTSEGKAGVFRVYFSPPEGSPVPWTSSFSQGMLAGLYAWLYNEMGNKTYINASRLLFNSFYIPLEDGGFVENTGYGVWFLEYPYRPDFLVLNGHIITMKGLWYYYRFTGDERALELFNEGVESVRKALPDCDTGNWSLYSVNGPEAREDYHRLHIKLLLWLYARTGDETFLQYAEKWNGYLEKKGLEKEDINALLQQVRNTP, from the coding sequence ATGCGGAGGTTTGCACTATCAATTTTGATTATATTCATGGTTGTAATCTCCGGCTGCCTGGGGAACCACTGGAGCGACACTACAAGCCCCTCCCCTGGAAAAACCAACGGAACCTGGGAATCGACCGGGATCTTTCCCCCTTTACCTTCGACAACGCCATCACATGATATCCCAAACACAAGCGACCACGCCTTCCTTGCCTCACTCTATCCCCCACTGAGGGGCGAGCTGGAGAATAACAGCATCATCTCCAAATTCTACCCAGACGCCGCCTACACCGTCCACGTCTTTGCGGGCATAGCGCGGAAACGGCCACTAACCCCCTCCGAGCTTAGGATATTGAAGATAACATTACAGGCGAACAACTGCTACTTCTCCCGGAACCTGCCCCCAAGCAACAGCTACTACGTGGTCAGCTTCTCGGAGGAAAGACCCGTCGAGAGCATCCCGTACGTCGAATGCCCCAATTTCACATCGAGGCTTCCCTTCGTCTATTACAAAGGGCGGGGATTCCAGTACTACCCCGTAACGGCCTCTAACTGGGCCTACCACTACCTAAAAACCGGAGAGGTCAAAGAAGCCGAGGCACTCCTCGGGGAGATGCTGCCGCTCATGGAGACCGCCAACACATCGGAAGGAAAGGCGGGCGTTTTCAGGGTCTACTTCTCCCCTCCTGAAGGCTCCCCCGTCCCCTGGACTTCATCCTTTTCTCAGGGCATGCTGGCGGGCCTCTACGCCTGGTTATACAACGAGATGGGCAATAAGACATACATCAACGCCTCCAGGCTGCTCTTCAACTCGTTCTACATTCCGCTCGAAGACGGGGGCTTCGTGGAGAACACCGGGTACGGCGTGTGGTTCCTCGAATACCCGTACAGACCAGACTTCCTTGTCCTGAACGGCCACATAATAACCATGAAGGGACTGTGGTACTATTACAGGTTCACCGGCGACGAGAGGGCGCTCGAACTCTTCAACGAGGGAGTGGAGAGCGTCAGAAAGGCCCTCCCCGACTGCGACACGGGGAACTGGAGCCTCTACTCAGTGAACGGCCCGGAAGCAAGGGAAGACTACCACAGGCTCCACATAAAGCTCCTCCTGTGGCTCTACGCGAGGACCGGAGACGAAACGTTTCTCCAGTACGCGGAGAAATGGAACGGCTATCTGGAAAAGAAAGGCCTGGAGAAAGAGGACATAAACGCGCTACTCCAGCAGGTGAGGAACACGCCTTAG
- the pyrI gene encoding aspartate carbamoyltransferase regulatory subunit, protein MPELKIEVIPEGTVIDHIPAGKWPKVVEILRLTKPNGGTLLIASNVPSKKLGRKDIVKVEGRYLSEEEVNKIALIAPNATVNIVKDYKIVEKFKVEIPDEIVGILTCPNPNCVSNHEHVLPKFHVESREPLKLRCHYCERTVEGDEILGNL, encoded by the coding sequence ATGCCGGAGCTAAAGATAGAGGTAATCCCCGAGGGGACGGTCATAGACCACATTCCAGCCGGCAAGTGGCCCAAGGTCGTGGAGATACTCCGCCTCACTAAGCCGAACGGGGGAACGCTCCTTATAGCCTCGAACGTCCCCAGCAAAAAGCTCGGAAGGAAGGACATAGTGAAGGTCGAGGGGCGCTATCTAAGTGAAGAGGAGGTCAACAAGATAGCCCTCATAGCGCCTAACGCGACGGTCAACATCGTGAAGGACTACAAAATAGTCGAGAAGTTCAAGGTCGAGATACCCGACGAGATAGTCGGCATTCTCACTTGCCCGAACCCGAACTGCGTCAGCAACCACGAGCACGTTCTTCCAAAGTTCCACGTGGAGAGCAGGGAGCCGCTGAAGCTCCGCTGCCACTACTGCGAGAGAACCGTCGAGGGTGACGAGATACTGGGGAACCTCTGA
- the pyrB gene encoding aspartate carbamoyltransferase yields MDWKGRDVISVRDFSKEDIEFVLKTAEWLEDELKEKGSLDYARGKILATLFFEPSTRTRLSFESAMHRLGGSVIGFSSASSTSVKKGESLADTIKTVEQYSDVIVIRHPMEGAARLAAEVAEIPVINAGDGSNQHPTQTLLDIYTIKRAFGKIDGLTIGLLGDLKYGRTVHSLAEALAFYDVELYLISPELLRMPKHIIEELREKGVRVHETTDLKGTIPELDLLYVTRIQRERFPDEEEYLKVKGSYQVNCSLLENAKEGLKVMHPLPRVDEIHPEVDKSEHALYFRQVFSGVPVRMALLGLTLGVLG; encoded by the coding sequence ATGGACTGGAAAGGTCGCGACGTGATAAGCGTTAGGGACTTCTCGAAGGAGGACATCGAGTTCGTTTTGAAGACCGCGGAATGGCTCGAGGATGAGCTGAAGGAGAAAGGCTCGCTCGACTACGCACGGGGGAAAATCCTCGCGACGCTCTTCTTCGAGCCGTCGACGAGGACAAGGCTGAGCTTCGAGAGCGCGATGCACAGGCTCGGCGGCTCGGTCATAGGTTTCTCCTCCGCCTCGAGCACGAGCGTCAAGAAGGGGGAAAGTTTGGCCGACACGATAAAGACGGTCGAGCAGTACAGCGACGTGATAGTGATAAGACATCCGATGGAAGGGGCCGCGAGGCTGGCCGCAGAGGTCGCCGAAATCCCGGTGATCAATGCCGGCGACGGGAGCAACCAGCACCCGACCCAGACGCTCCTTGACATCTACACTATCAAGAGGGCCTTCGGAAAGATTGACGGCCTAACCATAGGCCTTCTCGGAGACCTCAAGTACGGGAGGACCGTCCACAGCCTCGCGGAAGCTTTAGCATTCTACGACGTCGAGCTGTACCTGATATCGCCGGAACTCCTGAGGATGCCGAAGCACATAATCGAGGAACTCCGCGAGAAGGGAGTTAGGGTTCATGAGACGACCGACCTGAAGGGAACCATTCCCGAGCTGGACCTGCTCTACGTCACCAGAATCCAGAGGGAGCGCTTCCCTGACGAGGAGGAGTACCTGAAGGTGAAGGGCAGCTACCAGGTGAACTGTTCCCTGCTGGAGAACGCCAAAGAGGGCCTCAAGGTCATGCACCCGCTCCCGAGGGTGGACGAGATACATCCCGAGGTCGATAAGAGTGAACACGCACTCTACTTCAGGCAGGTCTTCTCCGGAGTTCCAGTGAGGATGGCCCTGCTCGGATTAACGCTGGGGGTTCTGGGGTGA
- a CDS encoding thiamine-phosphate synthase family protein, protein MRTPSVYIAEELMPYLRARVAEGLYGTGMRQSQIAEYLGITQAMVSKYLSGKYKRPPKEVAEKLDSIAGEVVKVILFGGTREDVIVLITRRFFELFQSGFLCPFYSAYSGVSEELCRAMFLAYRDRGEVLEVLNLALGELSRVDAFPSLIPEVRSNFAYSLPSPRGPEDVAAIPGRITTAKGRIFALPPEFGASSFTAGILVEVGRIKPEIRSVLNIRHGKDVEEALNSAGFSVARVRTGGLPEGDAVKAIASAFKSESPDAVIDEGGLGVEPLVYIFGRDPFEVVDKLKKLVSALETTE, encoded by the coding sequence ATGAGGACGCCGAGCGTTTACATCGCCGAGGAGCTGATGCCGTACCTTCGCGCCCGCGTTGCGGAGGGCCTTTACGGGACCGGAATGAGGCAGTCCCAGATAGCCGAGTACCTCGGCATAACCCAGGCGATGGTTAGCAAGTATCTCTCAGGAAAATACAAGCGCCCCCCCAAGGAGGTGGCCGAGAAGCTCGACTCAATAGCGGGGGAAGTCGTCAAGGTGATCCTCTTCGGCGGAACGAGGGAGGACGTGATAGTCCTCATCACGAGACGCTTCTTTGAACTCTTCCAGAGCGGGTTCCTCTGTCCCTTCTACTCGGCCTACTCGGGCGTGAGTGAAGAACTCTGCCGGGCAATGTTCTTGGCCTATCGCGACAGGGGAGAGGTTCTTGAGGTTCTCAACCTTGCCCTCGGCGAGCTGTCGAGGGTGGACGCGTTCCCATCCCTCATCCCCGAGGTTAGGAGCAACTTCGCCTACTCCCTGCCCTCTCCGAGGGGTCCGGAGGACGTCGCGGCGATCCCGGGCAGGATAACCACCGCGAAGGGCAGGATCTTCGCCCTTCCACCGGAGTTCGGGGCCAGCAGCTTCACCGCCGGAATCCTGGTGGAGGTTGGGAGAATAAAACCGGAGATCCGGAGCGTTCTGAACATACGTCATGGAAAAGACGTTGAAGAAGCCCTAAACTCTGCGGGCTTTAGCGTTGCGAGGGTGAGGACCGGCGGGCTTCCGGAGGGAGATGCCGTAAAGGCCATCGCCTCTGCCTTCAAGTCGGAATCCCCCGATGCGGTCATAGATGAGGGCGGCTTAGGCGTTGAACCCCTCGTTTACATCTTTGGCAGGGACCCCTTCGAGGTGGTTGATAAGCTCAAAAAGCTGGTGAGTGCCCTTGAAACGACGGAATGA
- a CDS encoding secondary thiamine-phosphate synthase enzyme YjbQ yields the protein MKVHAEELRFSTGGEIDLVDITHGIERIVRESGIKNGQVLVFVPGATGAIVTIEHESGLLEDFKRALRELIPKGKGYLHDRIDDNAHSHLRATLLGASECFPVVDGRLVRGTWQQIFFVELDVRPRHRRVVVQVMGE from the coding sequence ATGAAGGTTCACGCGGAGGAACTTCGCTTCTCAACGGGGGGAGAGATCGACCTGGTGGACATAACCCACGGGATCGAGAGGATCGTTAGGGAGTCCGGGATAAAGAACGGCCAGGTTCTTGTCTTCGTGCCCGGTGCCACGGGGGCCATAGTCACTATAGAGCACGAGAGCGGTCTTTTGGAGGACTTCAAGAGGGCTTTGAGGGAGCTGATACCGAAAGGGAAGGGCTACCTCCACGATAGAATAGACGACAACGCCCACAGTCACCTGCGGGCCACCCTGCTCGGCGCGAGCGAGTGCTTCCCGGTCGTCGATGGACGGTTAGTAAGGGGAACCTGGCAGCAGATATTCTTCGTTGAGCTTGACGTGAGGCCAAGGCACAGGCGCGTTGTGGTGCAGGTTATGGGGGAGTGA
- a CDS encoding ATP-binding protein, which translates to MRLGDLTYMNPWWEGKEDYHVRRWKEQKIHWMPEWTKKISLRPFSLNFVLGPRQVGKTTGIKLLIGEILKENPPESVLYLNVEVLPSYRELSELIREFQELKREEGIKTGYIFLDEASSLEGWWRGLKPLIDAGLLENDVVTVTGSSSLRVKRDIELFPGRRGSGKTIEVMPLSFPEYTKVRGIKKPRLESERANKLFEEYLQTGGFPGSINGLPMDELLGAYIGEFVRFGKSLEIAKETFAALIRSAPSATSFRALAEMTSGYSYKVVQDYIEFFRELYIVGISYLKQGNQVLYKREKKFFFRDPLLARLFSTWSGAELGEDALYEWVVQEHVFRKFGEVYYFRNGYEVDVIADNLKIEVKAGKSHRKYPRNVRVLEREDVPFFLLELTPP; encoded by the coding sequence ATGAGGCTCGGAGATTTAACCTACATGAACCCCTGGTGGGAGGGGAAGGAAGACTACCACGTGAGACGCTGGAAGGAGCAAAAAATCCACTGGATGCCGGAGTGGACTAAAAAAATTTCCCTAAGACCTTTCTCCCTCAACTTCGTTCTTGGTCCCAGGCAGGTCGGAAAGACAACGGGCATAAAGCTCCTTATCGGAGAAATTCTAAAGGAAAATCCCCCTGAGTCAGTCCTCTACCTCAACGTTGAAGTCCTGCCGAGCTATAGGGAACTCTCCGAGCTTATCCGTGAGTTTCAGGAGCTGAAGAGGGAAGAGGGAATAAAAACCGGCTACATCTTCCTGGATGAGGCGTCATCGCTTGAGGGCTGGTGGAGGGGACTTAAACCACTCATCGATGCAGGCCTTCTGGAGAACGACGTCGTAACTGTCACCGGCTCAAGCTCACTCCGGGTTAAGAGGGACATCGAGCTCTTTCCAGGAAGGAGAGGCAGCGGGAAGACCATAGAGGTCATGCCGCTCTCGTTCCCAGAATACACGAAGGTTAGAGGGATTAAAAAGCCCAGACTGGAAAGCGAGAGAGCTAACAAACTCTTTGAGGAGTACCTACAAACCGGGGGCTTTCCCGGATCAATAAACGGACTTCCAATGGACGAGCTCCTCGGGGCGTACATCGGAGAGTTCGTCCGCTTTGGAAAGAGCCTTGAGATTGCAAAGGAAACTTTTGCAGCGCTGATAAGAAGCGCTCCCTCGGCAACGAGCTTTAGGGCACTCGCAGAAATGACCTCGGGGTACTCTTACAAGGTTGTCCAAGACTACATTGAGTTCTTCAGGGAGCTTTACATCGTCGGGATATCGTACCTCAAGCAGGGAAATCAGGTGCTTTACAAGCGGGAAAAGAAGTTCTTCTTCAGAGACCCCCTGCTCGCCAGACTGTTTTCAACGTGGAGCGGAGCAGAGCTTGGGGAAGATGCCCTCTACGAATGGGTCGTTCAGGAGCACGTTTTCAGGAAGTTTGGCGAAGTTTACTACTTCAGAAACGGCTACGAGGTGGACGTCATTGCCGACAATCTGAAAATCGAGGTAAAAGCCGGAAAATCCCACAGAAAATATCCGAGGAATGTGAGAGTCCTGGAAAGGGAAGACGTGCCATTCTTCCTTCTCGAACTCACTCCCCCATAA
- a CDS encoding tumor necrosis factor receptor family protein: MGSKVWELEKEIEGRDPLSFLIALVIFFGIVFLVGDAFDDAGTAFGFIVGFESIFGIPIASIFLIAELHTLKADPQKFIEAYRKDEPQTPEIEILEKAYSEPHKYISEAFRDTLLLWLGLGAITALVDIAVITGSLEIKDLTKFWVLIGLSSLLSAASFILMIIFYLRKRSIEKALFAIQLKKSDKAEISIKI; this comes from the coding sequence ATGGGAAGCAAAGTATGGGAGCTCGAGAAGGAGATTGAGGGGCGTGATCCACTTTCATTCCTTATCGCACTGGTTATATTTTTTGGGATAGTATTTTTAGTTGGGGACGCCTTTGATGATGCAGGAACTGCCTTCGGATTTATAGTCGGATTTGAAAGCATCTTTGGAATTCCAATAGCCTCCATATTCCTTATAGCTGAGCTCCACACACTAAAAGCCGATCCCCAGAAGTTCATCGAGGCTTATCGGAAAGACGAACCTCAAACACCGGAGATAGAGATCCTAGAAAAGGCTTACTCAGAGCCACATAAATACATCTCAGAAGCTTTTAGAGATACACTCCTACTCTGGTTAGGCCTCGGAGCTATAACAGCACTTGTCGATATTGCCGTGATAACGGGAAGCCTTGAGATAAAAGACCTCACTAAGTTCTGGGTATTGATAGGACTCTCCTCCCTCTTGTCGGCGGCAAGCTTCATCTTGATGATAATCTTCTACCTCCGCAAGCGCTCCATAGAAAAAGCACTCTTCGCAATCCAGCTCAAGAAGAGCGACAAGGCCGAGATATCGATTAAGATTTGA
- a CDS encoding PLDc N-terminal domain-containing protein has protein sequence MSNFDATGVLMFLYGILEILSIVWVTLDSVTKQRRMPGVEKAVWITVAFLLGPIGAAVYYFVIKRSHRYD, from the coding sequence CCGGGGTTTTGATGTTCCTGTATGGCATTCTCGAGATCCTCTCGATCGTCTGGGTAACCTTGGACTCGGTGACCAAGCAGAGGAGAATGCCCGGGGTTGAAAAGGCCGTGTGGATAACCGTCGCCTTTCTCCTGGGACCTATCGGCGCGGCGGTTTACTACTTCGTCATCAAGAGATCCCATCGCTACGACTAA